From one Aquila chrysaetos chrysaetos chromosome 7, bAquChr1.4, whole genome shotgun sequence genomic stretch:
- the POLQ gene encoding DNA polymerase theta isoform X6: MPYVGESILVCKPSERSKGTALLQGSLKPVCSCLLRSEGEGVASSMKRAILEIIVGGLADTPDDVQTYASCTLLASSLKESKWGNEKAQGKAQTGPIEACVAWLLENEFIQVLDSGNDVKAKVYHPTHLGSATLSSSLSPTEAMEIFADLQRAMKSFVLENDLHIVYLVTPVYEEWTTIDWYQFFCLWEKLPASMKRVAELVGIEEGFLARSVKGKIIAKTEKQHRQMAIHKRFFTSLALLDLISEVPLKDMTKKYGCSRGQLQSLQQSAATYAGMVTVFCNRLGWYNMELLLSQFQSRLTFGVHRELCDLVRVSLLNAQRARTLYNAGFVTVADLAKARPDDVAIALKNSVPFKSVRRAVDEDEESAEERRTVRSIWMAGMKGLTEREAASFIVEEARALLQQDLALIGVQWNPESFLETDTSSTIISESALEDRLHRSNGEQSSESLRVLNNKGCRVQDCNGLGSQTGNLSNIKKGYKRRLSSSTENSRFESEVLCRRQARAEEANEAIVYSARKRPDMCRDNENVEGISLVKTKMYSRRAIPEVPTEQGKPPTLRTKSSASRLIKSTDMHLNRTRNKNTASKLHRSFHEDSNMLSIDIQKPPAFHPTISTDNFFPDQNNKEFMETGSVTHKVSNSVQMGEINLERKDKMEGLFTEPTITKAGMPKGRACFQAPVTLQGTPHNNVETHNIVGSLVIPGSARIQRKENTDDKQNKINKMQTDASCAEAMIGKQQMALDTDHGNVTASCSGSGRVHYGSRIWKPVHFCPDEDKSCHIQIQNCGKNGSEKPNGILLQAGALQKANSHPKDFLKDSLVKSRGVCNAHDVQNGSSSDLFSDSRDFEDSFPLDTQTEMIIKQEGAAGITGQQGIQGSELAAIPWQKISKKLSTSRTENATDERLAATVRKLGLSSLITTNNVAKSTAQHCSNKVLESRGLSLQPVAKEIESAPCLKESNLSVTDSQLHSFLQGYQTQNSVKGESVSKDLNKANSPLGSEHIVQVECHPVPETSLNMSDILLFDDSFSNVSDLSAVHIMEADKKDPVEKQEALLPPDGLLQNLRTVQNKFDVRGNQKEHEDPAQCNNVSLASSDLIAEVLDHANSPSFLEDLSSTFHGQSGLRNPVICNSDPRPKVLVGDHGEKLQRNQQALDKKTHPMVWTDHSFELSPGLQDILDKWPSPSGNEPVSVSSCLKGKLLAPIVNQEPDPVFESDCCQPEPLPTCQDLKSSFKVKENETENSDLQKTDCITLRLKGSNRTSCPPPDSNNGFIPPTPPKELFSKSSVSLSVKSARKRQVTCMNEGQLIQPQQNSEGNAEQLVKTLQISLRTVDPVETGEIKDDSTIDQGFSLQLSQDVFPLVPLSAESFTIIDVASDKELFQTFVAEWKEKSRFSISVACERTKCLLSPKSTIGGKFKKGSSPQWMQVKDDGFPVKGCEDILVVGLAVCWGGKDAYYISLQQIKDQTEISMSLAPPPLDKNLSVTERLYHLQLYLQKKPKQERSLVMYDFIQHYKTLVMACGISLEGSFEDPKVACWLLDSGSKERTLHNMVTKFLPTELPLLEGVGTGQGVQSLGLSASGDHSGRYRAAIESVLIFNVMNQLRNELQRENLTDVFSKVEMPTHYCLALLELNGIGFSTTAYETQKQVMQAKLSEIETKAYQLAGHSFSLTSPDDIAEVLFLELKLPQNGDVKVQGSKKTLGYTRRATAKQNGVRLSKQFSTTKDILEKLKALHPLPGLILEWRRINNAITKVVFPLQREKRLNSALGMERIYPVSQTHTATGRITFIEPNIQNVPRDFEIEMPTVVEESPPSRARGNVNSHAVSGGRCRKRSGILPNGLQVQAEDRSEERGIPFSVSMRHAFVPFPGGLILAADYSQLELRILAHLSCDRRLIQALNGGIDVFKSIAAEWKMIDPEAVGDGTRQQAKQICYGIIYGIGAKSLGEQMAIDENEAANYIESFKSRYTGIQKFLRETVRSCRRDGFVQTILGRRRYLPAIKDPNPYSKAHAERQAVNTTVQGSAADIVKTATVNIQRRLEAFSSVIKSHGHLESCFQRNKTGRLVRKRNGRMLHPSISGGFFILQLHDELLYEVAEDDVIQVAQIVKHEMENAIKLSVKLNVKVKIGPSWGDLQDLEL, translated from the exons atgccTTATGTGG GTGAGAGCATTTTAGTTTGCAAGCCCTCAGAAAGATCAAAAGGAACTGCTCTACTTCAGGGATCTCTGAAGCCTGTTTGTAGTTGTTTGCTTAGAAGCGAAGGGGAAGGTGTTGCTTCTAGCATGAAGAGAGCAATACTTGAG ATCATAGTAGGGGGACTGGCTGACACTCCAGATGATGTGCAGACCTACGCTTCTTGCACTCTTCTTGCATCCAGCTTGAAAGAAAGCAAGTGGGGAAATGAGAAAGCACAAGGCAAAGCACAGACTGGACCTATTGAGGCTTGTGTGGCATGGTTGCTGGAGAATGAATTCATTCAGGTTCTGGACTCTGGCAATGATGTGAAAG caaaggtaTATCATCCAACACATCTTGGCTCAGCtactctttcctcttctctttcaccAACTGAAGCCATGGAAATCTTTGCTGACCTGCAGCGAGCTATGAAAAGCTTTGTTCTGGAGAATGATCTGCATATTGTCTATTTG GTCACCCCAGTGTATGAGGAGTGGACCACAATTGATTGGTACCAGTTTTTCTGCTTATGGGAGAAGCTGCCTGCCTCAATGAAACGTGTGGCTGAGCTGGTGGGGATTGAAGAAGGCTTTCTGGCTCGCTCTGTAAAGGGCAAAATTATAGctaaaacagagaaacagcatAGACAAATGGCCATCCACAAAAG GTTTTTCACCAGTCTTGCCCTTTTGGATTTAATCAGTGAGGTTCCCTTAAAGGATATGACCAAGAAATACGGCTGTAGTCGTGGCCAGCTTCAATCCTTGCAGCAGTCTGCTGCCACCTATGCAG GAATGGTAACAGTTTTCTGTAATCGACTGGGCTGGTACAACATGGAGCTGTTGCTCTCTCAGTTCCAGAGCCGCCTCACTTTTGGGGTTCATAGGGAGCTTTGTGACCTGGTACGAGTGTCTCTGCTGAATGCACAGCGTGCTAGGACGCTTTACAATGCTGGCTTTGTCACAGTGGCTGATCTTGCTAAAGCTCGTCCTGATGATGTGGCAATTGCTCTGAAGAATTCAGTACCATTCAAAAG TGTTCGTAGGGCTGTGGACGAAGATGAAGAATCAGCAGAGGAGCGTCGGACTGTGCGCAGCATCTGGATGGCTGGAATGAAAGGCTTAACCGAAAGAGAAGCAGCTTCTTTCATCGTGGAGGAAGCCAGGGCACTTCTCCAGCAGGATTTGGCACTGATAGGAGTGCAGTGGAACCCAGAGTCTTTTCTTGAGACTGATACATCCTCTACAATCATCAGTGAGTCAGCACTGGAAGACAGACTACATAGATCAAATGGAGAGCAGTCTTCTGAATCTTTGAGGGTGTTAAACAACAAAGGGTGTAGAGTTCAAGATTGTAATGGCCTTGGTTCTCAGACTGGAAACttatcaaatattaaaaagggaTATAAAAGGCGACTAAGCAGTAGTACAGAAAACTCCAGATTTGAGAGTGAAGTCCTATGCAGGAGACAGGCTCGAGCAGAGGAAGCCAATGAAGCTATTGTGTACAGTGCTAGAAAACGGCCAGATATGTGCAGAGATAATGAAAACGTAGAAGGAATTTCTCTGGTCAAAACCAAGATGTATTCCAGGAGAGCAATTCCAGAAGTCCCTACTGAACAAGGAAAACCACCAACATTGAGAACAAAGTCTTCAGCGTCTAGATTGATAAAAAGTACGGACATGCATTTAAACCGGACTAGGAACAAAAATACTGCTTCAAAACTGCACAGGTCATTTCATGAAGATTCAAATATGCTTAGCATAGACATACAAAAGCCACCTGCTTTCCATCCCACCATCtctacagataatttttttccagaccaaAATAATAAGGAATTTATGGAAACGGGGTCTGTAACTCATAAAGTCTCAAATTCTGTACAGATGGGGGAAATTAATCTTGAGAGGAAAGATAAAATGGAAGGATTATTTACAGAGCCTACCATCACTAAGGCAGGCATGCCTAAGGGGAGAGCATGTTTTCAGGCACCTGTTACATTGCAGGGTACTCCACACAACAATGTGGAGACACATAATATTGTAGGAAGTCTAGTAATACCTGGTAGTGCTAggatacagagaaaagaaaatactgatgataagcagaataaaatcaataaaatgcaaacagatgCGAGCTGTGCTGAGGCAATGATTGGTAAGCAGCAGATGGCTTTAGACACAGATCATGGTAATGTAACTGCTAGCTGCTCTGGAAGTGGACGTGTCCATTATGGCAGCAGGATATGGAAGCCTGTGCATTTTTGTCCTGATGAGGATAAATCCTGCCATATTCAAATTCAGAATTGTGGCAAAAATGGGAGTGAAAAGCCCAATGGAATATTGTTACAAGCTGGAGCACTGCAGAAAGCTAACAGTCATCCTAAGGATTTTCTGAAAGACTCTCTAGTAAAATCCAGAGGTGTTTGCAATGCACATGATGTTCAGAATGGTTCATCCTCTGATCTGTTTTCTGACTCTAGAGACTTTGAAGACAGCTTCCCATTGGATACTCAAACTGAGATGATAATAAAACAGGAGGGAGCAGCTGGAATCACAGGACAGCAGGGAATACAAGGTTCAGAGCTGGCAGCAATACCATGGCAGAAAATCTCCAAGAAACTAAGCACTTCACGGACTGAGAATGCTACTGATGAAAGGCTGGCTGCAACAGTTAGGAAACTGGGCTTATCAAGTCTTATCACAACAAATAACGTTGCAAaaagcacagctcagcactGCAGTAATAAAGTTTTGGAGTCTAGAGGCCTTAGTTTACAACCTGTAGCAAAGGAAATAGAATCTGCACCTTGCCTCAAAGAAAGCAATTTGTCAGTGACCGACTCCCAGCTACACAGTTTTCTACAAGGTTACCAGACCCAAAATTCAGTGAAAGGGGAGAGTGTGTCTAAAGACCTTAATAAAGCAAACTCCCCTCTTGGTAGTGAGCACATTGTACAAGTAGAATGCCACCCTGTCCCTGAAACAAGCCTGAATATGAGTGATATCTTGCTGTTTGATGATAGCTTCAGTAATGTCAGTGACCTTTCAGCTGTTCACATCATGGAAGCTGACAAAAAGGACCCTGTGGAGAAGCAAGAGGCTTTGCTTCCTCCAGATGGTCTTTTGCAGAACCTAAGGACTGTTCAGAATAAATTTGATGTCAGAGGCAATCAGAAAGAGCATGAGGATCCTGCGCAGTGTAACAACGTGTCTCTAGCATCCTCTGATCTAATAGCTGAAGTTTTAGATCATGCAAACTCCCCGTCTTTTCTGGAGGATCTTTCTTCTACATTTCATGGTCAGTCAGGGTTAAGAAACCCAGTGATTTGTAACAGTGACCCCAGACCAAAGGTTTTAGTAGGAGATCACGGTGAAAAGCTCCAGAGAAACCAGCAAGCTTTAGACAAGAAAACCCATCCAATGGTGTGGACTGACCACTCATTTGAACTAAGCCCAGGATTGCAGGATATATTAGACAAATGGCCTAGTCCCTCAGGCAATGAACCAGTTTCAGTAAGCTCCTGTTTGAAAGGAAAGTTACTTGCTCCTATTGTTAATCAAGAGCCAGATCCAGTTTTTGAATCTGACTGTTGTCAGCCAGAGCCTTTGCCCACATGCCAGGatttaaaaagctctttcaaGGTTAAAGAAAACGAAACGGAAAACTCAGatcttcagaaaacagactgCATAACACTTCGACTCAAGGGAAGTAACAGAACATCCTGTCCTCCACCAGATAGTAATAATGGGTTTATTCCTCCAACACCCCCCAAAGAGCTTTTTTCAAAGagttctgtttctctctctgtgaaATCTGCAAGAAAGAGACAAGTCACCTGCATGAACGAAGGGCAGCTGATTCAGCCACAGCAGAACAGCGAGGGCAATGCAGAGCAGCTGGTAAAAACACTCCAGATCAGTCTTCGGACTGTAGACCCAGTTGAGACTGGTGAGATAAAAGATGATTCCACTATAGACCAAGGCTTTTCACTGCAGCTGTCTCAGGATGTTTTTCCACTTGTTCCCTTAAGTGCTGAAAGTTTCACTATTATTGATGTAGCAAGCGACAAAGAACTTTTCCAGACTTTTGTTGCAGAAtggaaggagaagagcagaTTCTCCATCTCAGTGGCATGCGAAAgaacaaaatgtcttttgtcTCCCAAATCAACAATTGGCGGCAAATTCAAAAAAG GAAGTTCTCCTCAGTGGATGCAAGTTAAAGATGATGGATTCCCTGTCAAAGGCTGTGAAGACATCTTGGTAGTTGGACTGGCAGTATGTTGGGGTGGAAAAGATGCATACTATATCTCTTTGCAGCAGATAAAAGACCAGACTG AAATCAGTATGAGTTTGGCACCGCCACCTTTGGACAAAAACCTATCTGTAACAGAGAGATTGTATCATCTGCAGCTGTACCTGCAGAAGAAGCCCAAGCAGGAACGCTCACTTGTCATGTATGACTTCATTCAGCACTACAAGACTCTGGTGATGGCTTGTGGCATCTCCTTGGAAGGAAGTTTTGAGGACCCAAAG GTTGCATGTTGGCTGCTTGATTCTGGCTCTAAGGAACGTACACTTCACAACATGGTGACTAAATTTCTCCCCACCGAGCTACCTCTACTGGAAGGTGTAGGCACCGGCCAAGGGGTGCAGAGCCTGGGGCTTAGTGCCAGCGGAGATCATTCTGGGCGGTACAGAGCAGCAATAGAGTCTGTGCTTATCTTCAATGTCATGAACCAACTCCGTAATGAATTACAGAGGGAAAATCTGACAG ATGTATTTTCTAAAGTGGAGATGCCCACCCATTATTGCTTGGCTCTGCTGGAGCTAAATGGCATTGGTTTTAGCACAACAGCATATGAAACCCAGAAACAGGTCATGCAAGCTAAACTAAGTGAGATCGAGACCAAGGCGTATCAGCTGGCAGGCCACAGCTTCTCCTTGACGAGCCCTGATGACATTGCAGAG gttttgttcctGGAGCTGAAGTTGCCACAAAATGGAGATGTGAAAGTTCAAGGGAGCAAGAAAACTCTGGGTTACACCAGAAGAGCAACTGCTAAACAAAATGGGGTTAGGCTGAGCAAGCAGTTCAGTACAACCAAG GACATTTTGGAGAAATTAAAGGCACTTCACCCATTGCCAGGGCTGATATTGGAGTGGAGGAGGATCAACAATGCCATTACTAAAGTGGTGTTTCCACTACAGAGGGAAAAGCGATTGAATTCTGCACTGGGAATGGAAAGGATATATCCAGTCTCACAGACTCACACAGCTACAG GTCGAATAACCTTCATAGAACCAAATATCCAGAACGTGCCAAGAGATTTTGAGATTGAAATGCCAACTGTGGTTGAAGAAAGCCCACCCTCCAGAGCCCGTGGAAATGTTAATTCTCATGCTGTTTCTGGGGGCAG GTGTAGAAAGCGTTCTGGTATTTTGCCTAATGGCCTACAGGTTCAGGCTGAAGACAGATCTGAAGAAAGAGGAATACCATTTTCTGTTAGCATGAGGCACGCTTTTGTTCCCTTCCCAG GTGGCTTAATCTTGGCTGCTGATTACTCTCAGCTTGAACTGAGGATCCTTGCTCATCTGTCTTGCGACCGTCGACTCATTCAAGCCTTGAACGGAGGTATTGATGTCTTTAAGAGCATAGCAGCGGAATGGAAAATGATTGATCCTGAAGCTGTTGGAGATGGGACCAGGCAACAAGCTAAACAG ATTTGCTATGGAATCATCTATGGAATAGGAGCAAAATCTTTAGGCGAGCAGATGGCGATTGATGAAAATGAAGCTGCCAATTACATTGAATCCTTCAAATCAAGATACACAG gGATTCAGAAATTCTTGAGGGAGACGGTGAGGAGCTGCAGAAGAGATGGGTTTGTGCAGACCATCCTGGGAAGACGGAGATACCTGCCAGCTATCAAAGATCCAAATCCCTACAGTAAAGCTCAT GCAGAGCGACAGGCTGTGAATACAACTGTTCAGGGATCTGCTGCAGACATTGTCAAAACAGCCACTGTGAACATTCAGAGGCGCCTGGAAGCTTTCTCCTCTGTGATCAAGTCCCATGGACATCTGGAGAGCTGCTTCCAGAGAAATAAGACCG GAAGGCTAgtgaggaagagaaatggaaggatGTTACATCCATCAATCAGCGGAGGTTTCTTCATCCTCCAACTCCATGATGAGCTCCTCTATGAAGTTGCAGAGGACGATGTCATTCAG